In a genomic window of Deltaproteobacteria bacterium:
- a CDS encoding OmpH family outer membrane protein, with protein sequence MKRFCLVGVLLFVAIVFMAVEPAHAGRLKIGVIDVQKIMQESKAAKDARGMFLMDVEAKRAVLKSRQDEVQKMEKELKEGESDTSSSAMKEKKDELDQAIKEIRRLGRSMEEELRKKDAELRRNHFEEIREIAKEFCKKKKYELILEKTSIVFFDEEMDVTDEIIKMYDAKKK encoded by the coding sequence CTTGGTTGGTGTTTTGCTGTTTGTAGCTATTGTTTTCATGGCGGTGGAGCCGGCTCATGCGGGGCGTTTGAAGATCGGCGTGATTGACGTGCAAAAAATCATGCAGGAGTCCAAGGCGGCCAAGGATGCAAGAGGCATGTTTCTCATGGACGTGGAGGCCAAAAGGGCAGTGCTTAAGTCCAGACAGGACGAAGTCCAGAAAATGGAAAAGGAGTTAAAAGAAGGTGAGAGTGACACATCCTCTTCGGCCATGAAAGAAAAGAAAGATGAGCTTGACCAAGCGATCAAGGAGATAAGGCGTCTTGGGAGGAGCATGGAGGAGGAGTTAAGGAAAAAGGATGCCGAACTGAGACGAAACCATTTCGAAGAGATCAGGGAAATTGCCAAAGAGTTCTGCAAGAAAAAGAAATATGAGCTTATTCTGGAAAAAACATCGATAGTCTTTTTTGATGAGGAAATGGATGTTACGGATGAGATAATCAAGATGTATGATGCGAAAAAGAAATGA